The proteins below are encoded in one region of Paramisgurnus dabryanus chromosome 2, PD_genome_1.1, whole genome shotgun sequence:
- the men1 gene encoding menin, with protein sequence MGLRSAQKKHFPLRGIDGVVQLFQSELNNPEPDLALLSLVLGFVEHFLAVNRVVPINVPGVRFEPLKPDCLNSCFPTVELNLISALYERFTAQIRGAVDLSQFRRPAGGSSRELVKKVSDVIWNSLSRSYFKDRAHIQSLFSLITGTKLDSSGVAFAVVAACQVLGLKDVHLALSEDHAWVIFGKCGEETAEVTWHGKGNEDRRGQTVSAGVSERSWLYLKGSYMKCNRNMEVAFMVCAINPSLDLHTDSTELLHLQQRLLWLLYDRGDLESYPMAMGTLADLEDQEPMTGKESPLSIHLKAVDSAKKYYNNEHIYPFMYLAGYHYRHRNVQEALGAWAEAASVMQDYNYCREDEEIYKEFFDVANDVIPTLLKETVAAESGEEAEGTEKDQPRQVSALSALQDPECFAHLLRFYDGICKWEEGSPTPVLHVGWATYLVQSLSRFDAQIRQKVSIITKETEPVDDDDQSSDDPREGRRRGPRRESKLDEQAGPSPPGAALPPQNPVPKKVGGEGGRRRSSAGGRGKEADGKNEPSSPSPTPSPHQQTVVLGGPVVVFHSEKMKGMKGLLSAAKINSSAIKLQLTAQSQVQMKRQKPTPSGDYTLSFMKRPRKTL encoded by the exons ATGGGGCTTCGGTCAGCTCAGAAGAAGCATTTCCCTCTCCGGGGAATTGATGGAGTGGTGCAGCTTTTCCAGTCTGAGCTTAACAATCCAGAACCAGACCTAGCCTTGTTGTCTCTTGTGCTGGGTTTTGTAGAGCACTTCCTGGCTGTCAACAGAGTTGTTCCCATCAATGTCCCAGGGGTTCGCTTTGAACCTCTTAAACCTGACTGCCTCAACTCTTGTTTCCCTACCGTAGAGCTAAATCTCATATCTGCCCTCTATGAACGCTTCACAGCACAGATCCGTGGTGCTGTAGACTTGTCCCAGTTCCGCAGACCTGCTGGCGGATCTAGCCGTGAGTTGGTGAAGAAGGTCTCGGATGTGATCTGGAACAGTCTTAGCCGGTCATATTTCAAGGACAGAGCACACATTCAGTCCCTCTTTAGTCTCATCACAG GCACAAAACTGGACAGCTCAGGAGTAGCATTTGCTGTGGTAGCTGCATGTCAAGTGTTGGGCCTGAAGGATGTTCATCTTGCCCTCTCTGAGGACCATGCATGGGTGATCTTCGGAAAGTGTGGGGAAGAAACCGCAGAGGTCACCTGGCATGGAAAGGGCAATGAAGACAGAAGAGGTCAAACTGTCAGTGCTGGAGTCAGTGAGAGG AGCTGGTTGTATCTTAAAGGCTCCTATATGAAGTGCAACAGAAATATGGAAGTAGCTTTCATGGTTTGTGCCATCAACCCATCTCTAGATCTGCACACAGACAGCACAGAGTTACTGCATCTCCAACAG AGACTGCTATGGCTATTGTACGATCGAGGTGATCTGGAGAG TTATCCTATGGCAATGGGCACTTTAGCTGACCTTGAAGATCAGGAACCCATGACTGGCAAGGAAAGCCCTTTATCTATTCACCTTAAG GCTGTTGACTCCGCaaaaaaatattacaacaaCGAGCACATCTACCCTTTTATGTATCTGGCAGGATACCATTACAGACATAGAAATGTCCAGGAAGCTTTGGGAGCCTGGGCAGAAGCAGCATCAGTAATGCAAGA TTACAATTACTGTCGAGAAGATGAGGAGATCTATAAGGAGTTTTTTGACGTTGCTAATGATGTCATTCCCACCCTCCTTAAAGAAACTGTGGCTGCTGAAAGCGGAGAGGAGGCTGAAGGGACAGAAAAG gACCAGCCAAGACAGGTTTCTGCCTTATCTGCACTTCAAGACCCAGAGTGCTTTGCTCACTTATTACGGTTCTATGATGGGATCTGCAAATGGGAAGAGGGAAGTCCCACACCAGTGCTTCACGTAGGCTGGGCCACATACTTGGTGCAGTCCCTCAGTCGTTTTGATGCACAG ATTAGACAAAAAGTATCAATCATCACCAAAGAAACAGAACCAGTGGATGACGATGACCAGTCTAGTGACGACCCACGTGAAGGACGTAGACGGGGCCCGAGACGAGAATCCAAGCTAGATGAACAAGCCGGACCGTCTCCTCCAGGTGCAGCCTTGCCTCCTCAAAATCCTGTGCCCAAAAAAGTGGGCGGAGAAGGGGGACGAAGACGATCATCTGCTGGAGGTCGAGGGAAAGAAGCAGATGGCAAAAATGAGCCATCATCACCAAGTCCCACACCTTCACCTCACCAACAAACCGTAGTTTTGGGAGGGCCAGTCGTGGTTTTTCATAGCGAGAAAATGAAGGGTATGAAGGGGCTGCTCTCTGCAGCCAAGATCAACTCTAGTGCCATTAAATTGCAGCTCACTGCTCAGTCCCAAGTTCAAATGAAAAGACAAAAACCCACACCTTCTGGAGATTACACTCTGTCCTTTATGAAGCGCCCTCGCAAAACACTTTAA